In the Gavia stellata isolate bGavSte3 chromosome 17, bGavSte3.hap2, whole genome shotgun sequence genome, cagggaggaggaaagccGGGCTCCAACACGCTCCCCGCAGAGCATCCCTCCCCACATCGACCTTGGCGATGCGCCTGCACTCCTCTTCTGCGGGGGGCAGAATTACACGGCGAGAGGGTGTCGTCGGGGGAAATACTGCGGACGTTTGTTAATCTGGTTACTCAAGGAAACCCTCAGCCACTCTCCCGGGGGTCTTGAGTAGGGTGGTGGAAAGGCTTCAACAGGCTGGGGCCAGCGTGTCCATCGTAGTATCGTTGCTGCATGCCGTGTTGTCTTCTGGCTCCTCAAAGACCCTCCGGAAGGCGACCTGGAGGGACACGAAGGAGCAGTGCCTCCGGCAGCTCCCCACCAAGAAGTAGATGAAGGGGTTGATGCTGCTGTTGATGCAGGCGAGCAGGAAAACAACCTGGGAGGGCACAAGGAAGTAGCCAAACTGCTGCAGGAAATTCCAGATGCTGAGGGGAAGAGcgaagaggaggaagaagaggacgGTGAGGAAGATAACAAGGTAGAGCCTCCCTGGTTGGCGCTGCTGGGAGCCACACTGGACTTTAATGAAGAAGATTGTGCTGGAAATGACCATGGGTGGTGCAAAGATGAGGAAGTTGAGGACGTACATGGAGATGAGAGCCATTTGGCAGTGCTCGTACTTGTGCAACAGGCACAGAGAAGTCACTGCAGCAATGACAGCGATGGAGAGGGCCCAGAGCAGGGCACACACCACGGCCGACAAGTGCTGCGGGCGGCggatgctggagcagaggatgGACACGCACCTCTCGATGCTGATGGCCGTCAGGAGGTACAGGCCCAAGTTGTAGGAGAACAGCGAGAGCAGGAAAAGCGACCTCATGTACCTCAGGGACACAGCACTGGAGCAGGAGATGCTCTCTATCATGTAGAGAATTGATGAGGTGACcatgaagaggaggaaggtgaaGTCGGCGACGGCCAGGTTGAGGATGTAGACGGTGATGGGGTTCCTGCGGATGCGGAAGCCGAGGAGCCAGAGGACGGCCCCGTTCCCCACCAGCCCGCAGAGGCAGATGAGCAGCGTGACACCGTCTATGGCCACGTCGGTGACCTCTAAACTGCACAGGTCTTCTCCATCGGTGGTTGGTGTTGGTGGTGTGGGAGTTGGGGACATGTAGTTCACCTCCATGGATGGACGCTGGGCACCTGGTGGGATGTGGTCCCCGGCTGCGGTCAAAGTGGATGGGGAGTTAGCGGCTTGGAGAAGCTGGGGCTGAGCCATGTGGCCCCTCGCCAGCTCCGTGCGCTGGGAAGGCATCGGTGGAGAGCAAGCAGGACgtgctggggaggagagaggtggACATTgtggggtgggagaaggagacgggagggggggagagggaCATTCACCAGGAAATGCAGAAGGCAAGCACAGGGCAGCGGGGAGAGGACCTGCGGAGAGCGCTGCTGGTCACCGGGAGAGGGTTGGAGGAGTGTAGCTGCTGGCAGTGGAcgctggaggaaaaggaaggtggGGTAGGAATGAAGGAAAAGATCGCACTTAACTGTTAGCTTTGGTGAAGCAGCAGGCAAGGGCCGTCTTTCCAGCCGGGCTCGGGCAGGTCGGCGTCAGTGTCTTGGCATCTCACGCTCCCTTCGGATCCATATCCTGAAGCGGATCCTCCCAGGACAGTTGCATGAAGAAGAAAGTCCTGGGAGGTCCCTGCTCTCGTCCCACCGGCTCCTCTCTGTGCCCTGTCCCCGGTGCGCCCCTCGGCAGCGGTGCCGCTCCCCCAGCCGCAGTGGGGTCGCGGGGGAGTTGGGAATGGTTTTGTAACTGCGGCTACGTCAGAGCTTCACttccttggttttatttgtcttgctctttttttgccACAAAGGAAGTGGCCTTTGCCAGAAGCTCCCGCAAGCGGCATTTTGTGAATGGCTCCTCGTT is a window encoding:
- the LOC104255673 gene encoding mas-related G-protein coupled receptor member H-like, producing the protein MEVNYMSPTPTPPTPTTDGEDLCSLEVTDVAIDGVTLLICLCGLVGNGAVLWLLGFRIRRNPITVYILNLAVADFTFLLFMVTSSILYMIESISCSSAVSLRYMRSLFLLSLFSYNLGLYLLTAISIERCVSILCSSIRRPQHLSAVVCALLWALSIAVIAAVTSLCLLHKYEHCQMALISMYVLNFLIFAPPMVISSTIFFIKVQCGSQQRQPGRLYLVIFLTVLFFLLFALPLSIWNFLQQFGYFLVPSQVVFLLACINSSINPFIYFLVGSCRRHCSFVSLQVAFRRVFEEPEDNTACSNDTTMDTLAPAC